The DNA sequence CACCTCGCTCCGCGTCTCCGTGTGTGTCCGGCCCCAGCCCGCGGCCGGCCGGCCGCGGCTCACCGAGGTGCGCCGCTCCGCGACCGTGCCGCACGACCGGGAGATCTCCTGCTGGGTCAGGCCGTCGTTGGCGGCGTACGCGACGTGGCAGCGGATGTTGTCGCGGAACTGGTTGTACGGGCCGTAGGGCGCCTGGCGCAGCGCGTTGAGCGACTGGGCGCCCAGCAGCATCGTGGCGCCGCACCCGACGATCTTGGTGATCGCGGTCTGCAGGATCTCCATGCGCAGGCTGGCGAACTCGTCGATCACCAGCAGGCAGCGCGGCTCGCCGTCGAGCGCCGGCTGCTCGCGCAGGATCGCCCCGATCAGCAGCGACAGGAACAGCGATGTCGCCGGGCGCAGCCGGTCGTCCTCGCTCGCCGGCGTGGTCAGGTACAGCGACACCGGCCGCAGCAGCGGGCTGAGCCGGAACAGGTCCCGCATCCGGAAGTCCGAGCGCGCGGTGATCCGCGCCACCACCGGGTCCTCGAACACCGACAGCCGGACGAGCGCGCTGTTGTAGACGCTCTGCCGGTACTTCATGCCCTCGTCGGCGCCGCTGCCGAGCACGGCCCCGCCGAACAGCCCGTTGACCCGGTCGACGGCGACCGGGTGCGCGGCGCTCCGGATGATGTCGCGCATGCCGGCGTCGCCCCGGGAGACCAGGCGCACGACCTCGGCCATGTTCCGGCGGTCGGCCGCCCCGGCGTGGAGCACGTGCAGGATCACGGCGGCGATCAGCCGGTCGGCCGCCGGCTCGAAATGGCCGTCGGCGTCGTCGGGGCGGGGCACCGCCTTGGCGAGGTTGTCGGCGCCGGCGACCGGATTGGCCGGGTCGATCTCGTCCAGGAAATTGAAGTGCACGCCGTCCGGGTTGGTCAGGTCGAGGTTCAGCACGTGGCTGAAGCGCGCGCGCCAGCCCGAGGTGTCGCGGAACAGCTCGCCCTTGCCGCCGTCGTACATCACCATCGGCCCGCCGTAGGTCAGGCAGGCCGGCCGGATCACGCCGGTCCCCTTGCCCGACCGGGTCCCGCCGGTGACCAGCACCGGTTCCTGGTCGACCCAGCACAGCCGCTTGCGGCCGATCCGGCCGATCGGGATGCCGGAGCGCTCCAGCCCGGGGTTGCGCAGCAGCCCCGCCTTCCGGGCCGCGCGGAGGCCGCCGTACCGGCGCCGCTCCCCGGCCGCCCGGCGCAGCCGGTCCGCGACCGCGCCGGCCCCGAACCCGGCCGCCCCGGCGACCGCCAGCGCGCCCGCCGCCCAGCCGGCCAGCAGCCCGGCGTTGGACGATATCCACAGCCGGGCGGCCTGCACGAACGGCTCCGGGTGGGCGATGACCTGGGCGACGGTGAAGTCAGTCATGGCCGCGCCCGTCCCCGCGCCGGCCGGCGGCGCGGACCCGCTCCCCGGCGCGCTCCGCCCGCCGGGCGAGGTGGGCGTCCAGCTCCCGCTGGCTCATCTGGCCGAGCTGCCGGGTCGCCAGCTCCTCGGCGATGCGCCGCATCCCATGGCGGATGAATTCCCGGCCGATCACCAGGTCCGCCCCGGCGTCGTCGACGCCGCGGATCACGATGTGGGCGTGGCGGTTCCGCGGGTGGGCGGCGTCCGCCTTCTCGTGGATGCCGGCGACCCACTCGAGCCGGGTGCCCAGGGCCGCCTCCATCTCGGCCATGAAGGCGCGCGTGTAGGCCGTCATGTCGAGCCGGTGGCCGTCTTCAGGGGCCAGGATCACCCGGAACTGGTGCCGGTCGTCGCGCCACGCCGCGACCCTCTCATGCCCCGGGACGCCGTCGCTCCCGGCGGAGAACAGCTCGGCCGCCGCCGTCCGCTCGCCGGCGCCGGGCCGCTCGACGTAGCGGAGGTGCGCGTGCAGCTTGGCGTATCCCGCGCCGCGCAGCCGGTGGAAGGACACGATCACCGCCGCGCGCCGTCGGTACGGCGACCCGGGCCCGCCCGTCAGCCGGGCGGTGCCGCGCCGGACGGTGGGAGGTTTCCCGAGGCCGGGCAGGGGAGCCCGCCCGCCCGTCGGCGGCACCGTTCCGGGCGCGGGCTTCAGCCACCGCTCGATGAAGCCGTCCCGCGTCCGGGCGAGGGGAACCCGGCCAGCCACTTCACATCCCTCCCGGAAAAGACTACTGTAACGCGGTAGTCTACCCCACGCCGGGGAGATCGGCCAAGGGGTGGGGACACCGGAAACCGTGAAAATAAAGGGGTGGGGAGGGTGGTGTGGGGAGGCGTCTTTTATCTTGCGATAGCCTTCCGCCGACGGTGACCGGAGCCGCGGGCCCTGGGCGGTCGGTCGGCTCGGCGCCGCCTGCTTTCCGGGCCGCGGAGCTTCCGCGCCGGCTCAACGGAGGGTCCACGGCACCTCAACGGCGAGGTCAACGGACGGTCGACGGCCGCCGGCGGGAAGGCCCCGGTGCGAGGGGGTGGCGATGAGGGCCGAGGCCGATCCGGAGCTGGAGGCCATTGCCGGGATAGCCCGGTCCGCGTCGCGGCGCTCGCCGCTGTACCGCTGGCTCCACGCCAGGCACGACGCCTTCGCGGCGCTGATCCGGGAGGACCGGCCGGGCTGGCAGGCCCTGGCCGGCGGATTCGCCGGGCTCGGCCTGCTGTCCCCGGAGGGAAGGCCGCTCACCCCGGAAGCGGTCCGCCACACCTGGTGGCGTGTCCGGAGGGACGTTGCCGCGTCCCGGCGCGCGGCCCCGCCGGCCTGCCGGCGGGACGCCGTCCGGACCGGGCCTCCGTCCGTCGCGGCGCCGGAAAGCCCCGTCACGGACCGTGCGGCGCCGGGTCCGGATGCCGACGACGTGCTGGCGCGCTTCAGGTCGAAGGTCAACGAACGGTCCGGAAGGAGGGCGTGATGGCGAAGGATGAGGGTCGGGCATCCCCCGCTCCGGTGCTCGCGGTCGGGCTGGGGCGCGGGTACGGCGGCAAGTCCACCGGCCTGTCCGAGCTGGTGTGGCGGGCGCGGGACCGGGGCCGCGACGTCCTCGTGGCCGACGGCGACGCGCGCTCCCGGACGCTCGCCGGCATGTTCCCGGAGGCCCTGGTCCCGGAGACCGACGAACTGCCCGACGTCAAGCAGTGGCTGTCCGGCCTGCTCAACCGGATGGTCGCGGAGCGGCGCTCCGCCGTCCTCGATCTCGGCGGCGGCGACCGGGTGCTCCAGGAATACGGCCGCGACCTGCTGCCGGTCGAGTTCTGCGGCGAGTACGGCATCGAGCCGCTGGCGCTCTACTTCCTCGGGCCGGAGGAGGAGGACCTCAAGCACGTCCTGTCGATCTGGGAGGCGGGGTACTTCCGTCCCCGGCGGGTCTTCCTGGTGATGAACGAGGGCGTGATCCGGGAGGGCAGGACGATGGCGGGCGCGTTCGGGCGGACGCTGGACGATCCCGGCCTGGCGGCGATGGTCCGGGCCGGGGCGGTGCCGATCCTGATGAAGCGGTTGGCCTGCATGGATCTGGTCCGCAGGGCCGGCATCGGCTTCTACGCCGCCGCGTCCGGCGCCGAGGGGCGCGACGGCAGGCCGCTCGACCCGACCTACGCGTTCATGGTCCGCAAATGGCTGCGCGACCTCGAGGGCGAGCGGGCGGCCCAGGCGGATTGGCTGCCGTGAACGGCGGGGCGCGGCGCGTCGAGGGCTTCTGCGCCAGGGCCGGCATGGAGGAGGACAGCCCGCTGCGCCTGGCGCTGCTCACCGTCATGGAGGCTGCGGAGACCGCCAGCGAGGCGGCCAGGGGCGGGGCCAGGGGCCTGACGCCGGAGGGCGAGGCCGAGCTGGTCCGGCGCGTCGCCGAGGCGGCGGGCCTGGCCACCCGGCGGGAGGCGGCGCGGATCGTGCGCCGGTCGGGCTTTGCGACGGGGGCGCTGCTGGCCGCGGCGGGCCTGCTGCTGGCCGGCGCCGGTTACGGCGTCGGGCGCTGGGACGGGGCGCGGCAGGGCGCCGCCGCGGTCGAGGGGGCCGCGTTCCTGGCGCAGGTCGCCGCCCTCAACGACGCGCGGGCGATGGCCGAGGAATGCCGCCGGACCCGGCGCCGGGAGAAGCAGGGGATCGCCTGCGATCTGCCGCCGGTCTGGATCGGACGGTGACGGGGGGCGGCGCTCTCCCGGCGATCACCCGGACCGCGATGTCCCGGACGCGTACGCGGAACGGGACGCCCCAGTTGTGTCGGCACCGTGTTCGGACGGCGGGGGCGGGATCCGGACGGCGGGAACCGTCCCCTTCCTGCGCCGTCCCGACCCTGCGGGCGACACGCCGGCGCCGGCGGTCGAAGCGCCGGCGCCGACCTGACGATGCCGCCTCTCTTGCGGTCGAGCCGACGCGCTTGGTAGGATGCGCGATGAACGGGAGGCAGGCGGATGAGCATCGCGGTCGGCAAGATCAGGGCGGCGGCCCAGAACCTCAAGGACAATATCGGGGGGGATCCCGGCAGGGCGCGCGATGTCCTGCGGGCCGAAGGCGTGCTCACCGCGAAGGGCACGCTGACGAAGCGGTACAGCAAGGGCCCGCAGCAGATGGCCGAATACCTCTACGCGGCGGCTAGGGGTGCCGCGGTCGTGCTGTCGAGGCGGCCGACGCTCAAGGGATCGGCGGCACGGATCGCGACGCGGGGCTCGGTCGGGCGCGCCAAAGGCAAATGAGCCGTCTCCAGCCGTCGTTCGTCCTGGGCTATCACGGCTGCGACGGGGAGGTGGGCGAGCGGATCCTGGGCGGAGAGACCATGGTCGCGTCGGTCGAACGGTACGACTGGCTGGGCGGCGGGGTTTATTTCTGGGAATCCGACCCGATCCGTGCCCGCGAGTGGGCCGAGTGGAAGGTCGGCAAAGGCGATTACCGGACGGCGTTCGTCGTCGGCGCCGTCATCGACCTCGGCAACTGCCTGGACGCGACGACGCGTGACGGCGCCGAGGCGATCGAGGTCGCCTATGCGTCGTTGATCGACGCCTCGACCACCGCCGGATCGCCGGTTCCCAAGAACGTGAAGGCCAGGCGGTATCTCGACTGCGCCGTGATCAACCACCTGCACAGGCTCGTGCTGGACAGCGGCGAGTCCCCGTATGACACCGTTCGCGGCCTGTTTCCGCAGGGGGAGCGGATCTATCGCACCTCGGGTTTCTGGCGGCAGACCCACATCCAGATCGCCGTGGCCAACCCCGGGAACATCAAGGGCACGTTCCGGGTCAAGGCCTGAAAGGCTGCTGGCGGAGCAGGGGCCTCGGCCGGTGCCGGCCGGGGTGCCACTGCCGGCAGCTCTCGGACCGACGTCCTGTCGGCACCGTCTTCCGTCCCGCGACAGTCTTCCGGGCTCCTTGGTTTGCCTTCCCTGTCGATGCCGTCGGGGATGACGGGCTGATCCGATCCTGCCGCCCGGGCGCCGGATGCACCGGGATCCGGCTGCCGGATCCCGGTGTCGCCGGGATGACCGCTGCCGGGACGATGCCGGTCTGGAGGGAGCGGCTGGCCCGCTGGGCCGGGTCCACGAGTCCGGCTTCGGCGGTGCCGCGTCGCGAGCGCCGGGGTGCGACGGGCAGGCCGCCCGATCCGACCTGATGCCATCAGGCCCCGGAAACGGCTGCACGCGATCGAGGGCGGGCGGCGGGCCGGGCGGGCGGCCGCGACCGGCGGAGCGGGGCGCGGGATCGCTCCGGTCCGGCCTGCGGGAAGCCGGTCAGTGCAGCCACAGCACGCGGGTCGGCTGGGCCACCAGCCGCAGTTCGAGCTGCTCGATCCGGTCCGCGGCTTCCTCCAGGTGTGCCGCCAGCGTCTCGGGGTCGATCTCGTCCGGCATCGCCCGGACCAGGAACGCCCGGGCGCGCAGGCTTTCCGCCAGGGTCAGGACGCGTTTCATGATGCCGGCCCCCGGGTCGGGGCCGTCCGGTCCGGCCGGGCGCGGCCGCACCCTCCGGCGGCGAGTCCGGCGTCGGGCCCTGGGAGGGGAGCCGGAGTGCCCCCGTGCGTCGCCGGCGATCCGCCGGACGGCTCGGGGCCGGGCTGGAGGGTGTGGCACCGGGCGGGCTCCGGCGGGTCCGTGATCCGCCCGGCGTGGTGGGAGAGACGGTAAGCGTGCATGGCGTCATGCCTCGTGCAGGGAAAGGGCGGGCACGGCCCGGAGGGCGGTGCCCGCAGGGGGAGGGAGGAGCCGACGGCTCAGTCCGCCGCGTCGGGACCGGAGACGGCGTGCCGGAAGGAGCGCAGCCGCTCGCGGACTAGGTCGCGCCAGCCGCGGGTCTCGTCGTCGATCGACAGGCCGAGCGCCGCCAGCATGGCGACGTAGGTGCGCCAGTCGCGCGAGCAGACTTCCGGCTGGCCGAACGGGCTGTGGGCGGCGATCAGGCCGGCCGCGTGCAGCTGGTCGTCGGTCGCCAGCTCCAGTTCGATGTCGTTGGCGAGGGCGGCGGCTTCCTCGATGCTGAGCGGGAAGCGGACGCCGGGCAGGATGCTGCCCGGTTGGTAGCCGGCGCCGAACTCGGCCATCGCCAGGTCGACGAAGCGGCCGAACTGAAGGCCGAACAGGGTGGTGGCCGTGGACGCGAGGCGGCGGGCCTTCCGCTCGACCGCCGGGTCGGTGAGCAGCCAGCCGGTGAGGGCGACGCGGGTGCAGTCGGCCAGGATCCAGCGCTGGGTGCGGGTGAGCGAACAGGGCATGTCCAGTCTCCTGTCTGGTGGCGGATACGGGGAGCCCCGCCGCGGCGTGTCCGCGGCGGGGGATCGTGGAGGGAGGGTTTCAGCGGGAGGAGCCGTGCCCCGGGACCGGCTTCGCGGCGGCCGGGACCACGCCGTCGGGTCCCGGCAGGCCGGGAAGGATGCGGTGCCGCCGGCGCCACCGCGCGGCGGACCGGGGAGGAGGCTCTCCGGCCTGCAGGGCCCGGAGGCGCAGGTCGATCCGGATCAGGCGATCCCAGATCAGGTCGTGGTGTTCCTGATCGAGCCGCCCCGCCAGGTCGACGAGGAAGCCGGTCAGCTCGGCATACGCCGCCTCGTGGGGCGTCACGGCGGGACCTCCCCGGACCGGGCCGTGCCGGCGGGGTTCCGCCCGGGCTTCCATCGGTCGCCGGCCCGCGGCGGTGGTGCCGGGAAGACCGCGGGCCTGACGGGCGGCCGGTGGCCGGGAGCCGGGGCTTCGGGCGCCAGGCCGGTCGTCATTCCGCCGCCTCCCGGACGGGTCCAGGGTCCGGCCCGGGGACGTCGAAGTCCAGTCCGGCCGGCACCCAGTCGGCGACCAGGTCCAGGCACGCCGCCTGGAGCGCCGGGCCGCAGCCGGCCGGCGGGCAGCCGCCGAACAGCTTCGC is a window from the Skermanella sp. TT6 genome containing:
- a CDS encoding type IV secretory system conjugative DNA transfer family protein; this translates as MTDFTVAQVIAHPEPFVQAARLWISSNAGLLAGWAAGALAVAGAAGFGAGAVADRLRRAAGERRRYGGLRAARKAGLLRNPGLERSGIPIGRIGRKRLCWVDQEPVLVTGGTRSGKGTGVIRPACLTYGGPMVMYDGGKGELFRDTSGWRARFSHVLNLDLTNPDGVHFNFLDEIDPANPVAGADNLAKAVPRPDDADGHFEPAADRLIAAVILHVLHAGAADRRNMAEVVRLVSRGDAGMRDIIRSAAHPVAVDRVNGLFGGAVLGSGADEGMKYRQSVYNSALVRLSVFEDPVVARITARSDFRMRDLFRLSPLLRPVSLYLTTPASEDDRLRPATSLFLSLLIGAILREQPALDGEPRCLLVIDEFASLRMEILQTAITKIVGCGATMLLGAQSLNALRQAPYGPYNQFRDNIRCHVAYAANDGLTQQEISRSCGTVAERRTSVSRGRPAAGWGRTHTETRSEVERPVLDAGGVRALPDRDELILITGQPVIRARKIRDFRDPVLSRRLGLPPAPMRGRDGRYPGLPRSPDPPGPAPRAEPAAPPPARPKRGRKLIAAPRAADEEG